A DNA window from Porites lutea chromosome 6, jaPorLute2.1, whole genome shotgun sequence contains the following coding sequences:
- the LOC140940494 gene encoding histone H2A-like — MSGRGKGKAKGTKSKSRSSRAGLQFPVGRIHRLLRKGNYAERVGAGAPVYLAAVLEYLSAEILELAGNAARDNKKTRIIPRHLQLAVRNDEELNKLLAGVTIAQGGVLPNIQAVLLPKKTEKKPKA, encoded by the coding sequence ATGTCTGGTCGCGGTAAAGGCAAAGCCAAGGGCACCAAGTCCAAGAGCCGATCATCCCGAGCAGGGCTTCAGTTCCCTGTCGGTCGTATTCACCGTCTTCTTCGCAAAGGCAACTATGCCGAGCGTGTTGGTGCAGGTGCTCCAGTTTACTTGGCGGCTGTGCTCGAGTATTTGAgcgctgagatcctcgagttggCGGGCAACGCTGCTCGTGACAACAAGAAGACAAGAATCATCCCTCGTCACCTTCAGCTGGCCGTCCGTAATGACGAAGAGTTGAACAAGCTTCtcgccggtgtcaccatcgcccAAGgaggtgttcttcccaacatccAGGCTGTTCTTCTGCCCAAGAAGACTGAGAAGAAGCCGaaagcttaa
- the LOC140940495 gene encoding histone H2B-like, producing the protein MPLKVAGKKGEKKAGKAKAAGGDAKKKRRGKRKESYAIYIYKVLKQVHPDTGISSKAMGIMNSFVNDIFERIATEASRLAHYNKKSTISSREIQTAIRLLLPGELAKHAVSEGTKAVTKYTSSK; encoded by the coding sequence ATGCCACTCAAAGTTGCAGGAAAGAAAGGCGAGAAGAAGGCTGGAAAGGCAAAGGCCGCCGGAGGTGATgcaaagaagaagaggaggggaaagagaaaggaaagttaTGCCATCTACATCTACAAGGTGTTGAAGCAAGTTCACCCTGACACTGGTATCTCCAGCAAAGCCATGGGCATCATGAACTCGTTCGTCAACGACATCTTCGAGCGCATCGCCACCGAAGCTTCCCGCCttgcccactacaacaagaaatcAACAATCAGCTCTCGCGAGATCCAGACCGCCATCAGGCTGCTTTTGCCTGGTGAACTGGCGAAACATGCCGTCAGTGAAGGAACCAAGGCCGTGACCAAATACACCAGCAGCAAGTAA
- the LOC140940407 gene encoding uncharacterized protein, translating to MERKLRINMVCSSRDKRFLVLAEREWTMATFRKCTEDVFKRLYPDEPKLRISSLQNEFHFDIPLSYKVDDVLVDAGLVFAVEEEISLVNSLSMVPPEESELKSKTSDVNEEEFLKDYSSGPSRRKRAKSIKKTSRSVKIQTHLSGKAVDSSSSTRVSSTTSPTSMDQASSMMPQIVEKISEDSEVDIESVDDSIIQSVENTSNTTEAKRKVSNKKASQQLLRKARKLKRRL from the exons ATGGAGAGGAAGTTAAGGATAAACATGGTTTGCTCGTCCAGAGATAAGCGATTTTTG GTCTTAGCTGAAAGGGAATGGACAATGGCTACCTTTAGGAAATGTACCGAAGATGTGTTTAAAAGATTATACCCTGATGAACCAAAGCTAAGAATTTCTAGTTTACAAAATGAGTTTCATTTCGATATACCACTTAGTTACAAGGTTGATGATGTGTTAGTTGATGCTGGACTTGTGTTTGCTGTAGAAGAAGAAATCAGTCTGGTAAACTCCTTAAG CATGGTACCTCCTGAAGAATCAGAATTGAAATCAAAGACAAGTGATGTAAATGAGGAGGAATTTCTTAAAGATTACTCTTCTGGGCCATCAAGAAGAAAACGGGCAAAAAGTATCAAGAAAACCTCAAGATCGGTCAAAATTCAAACCCATCTTTCAGGAAAAGCGGTAGATAGTTCATCAAGTACCAGAGTGTCATCAACAACAAGTCCAACGTCAATGGATCAAG CATCTAGTATGATGCCCCAGATTGTGGAGAAAATATCAGAAGATTCAGAAGTGGATATCGAG AGTGTAGATGACTCCATAATTCAATCCGTTGAGAACACGTCCAACACCACAGAAGCTAAGAGAAAAGTTAGTAACAAAAAGGCAAGCCAGCAGCTTCTTCGAAAGGCAAGAAAACTTAAACGAAGACTTTGA
- the LOC140940406 gene encoding cytokine receptor-like factor 3, translating into MEEDITNTRLAIKESLKKLDEYTSYLRSRLTDIKSTRDGVKSSIGIAHTEVEEKFKHLRNEVAQMLDCREKAILTTITEIERKDLDPLNNLEDKINRELDKTVKLLEKGNSSLDKDDAVLRSERKNLQNELQISPMRYPDAPCISQTLSVTFSDSHTQSLRDAVSLIGEVSMTGSLQIAELVEQPGAILVHWYDETCSDSESITDYSGVQEYMLQYCRTNNKGNSDSVFSTVYCGEESSHLVTDLEPHVSYTFRVCGRFGSEAKWGSWSIPRNGITTLDQHEWSADDCFNQNKLAVYQLSNRRKTATKVFPDCSKVLRSKTMSYRLDTTLAFKIDETGDPSNGDGIGLTTSSFDFSNAKQVLQCPGSVSINSKGIVYVNGSSMTTRLPQFKRDSLVMFEAGRVSKDKLRVSITVDDKRVTFDWQVDSDGDGFYFAMGFQHSGWQVSV; encoded by the exons ATGGAAGAAGATATAACAAATACTAGACTGGCCATCAAAGAATCACTAAAAAAGCTAGATGAGTACACATCCTATCTCAG ATCAAGATTAACAGACATCAAATCCACACGGGATGGTGTCAAAAGCAGTATTGGTATTGCACACACCGAAGTTGAGGAGAAATTTAAACACTTGAGGAATGAGGTCGCACAGATGCTAGACTGTAGGGAGAAGGCTATTCTAACTACTATTACTGAAATAGAGAGGAAGGACCTTGATCCTTTAAACAATTTGGAAGACAAAATCAACAGAGAGTTAGATAAAACTGTTAAACTTTTAGAAAAAG GAAATTCCTCCTTGGATAAGGATGACGCAGTTCTTCGTAGTGAAAGAAAGAACTTGCAAAATGAGCTGCAAATCTCTCCCATGAG GTATCCTGATGCACCATGCATATCTCAAACACTGTCTGTCACGTTCAGTGACAGTCACACCCAGTCACTAAGAGATGCTGTCAGTTTAATTGGAGAAGTGTCCATGACTGGTTCACTTCAAATAGCAGAGCTGGTGGAACAACCTGGAGCTATTCTTGTTCATTGGTATGATGAG ACATGTTCAGATAGTGAGTCAATAACAGATTATAGTGGAGTCCAGGAATACATGCTTCAGTATTGCCGCACAAACAACAAAGGCAACAGTGATTCAGTATTCAGCACTGTGTACTGCGGAGAGGAGTCATCGCATCTAGTGACAGACCTGGAGCCACATGTGTCATATACTTTTCGTGTCTGTGGAAGATTTGGCAGTGAAGCAAAGTGGGGATCATGGAGCATTCCAAGAAATGGAATAACAACACTTGATCAGCATG AATGGTCAGCTGATGACTGCTTCAATCAAAATAAACTTGCTGTGTACCAGCTGAGCAACAGGCGTAAGACTGCAACAAAAGTTTTTCCAGACTGCTCCAAAGTGCTGCGGTCAAAGACAATGAGTTACAGACTCGATACCACGCTAGCTTTCAAGATCGACGAAACGGGTGACCCAAGTAATGGAGATGGCATTGGTCTTACGACTTCATCTTTTGATTTTAGCAATGCAAAGCAAGTTTTACAGTGCCCTGGCTCTGTTAGTATCAATTCCAAAGGGATCGTATATGTCAATGGATCGTCAATGACAACTAGATTGCCTCAGTTCAAGCGAGACTCCCTTGTCATGTTTGAAGCCGGTAGAGTTTCCAAAGACAAGCTACGGGTGTCAATTACTGTGGATGATAAACGAGTGACATTTGATTGGCAGGTGGACAGTGATGGGGACGGATTTTACTTTGCAATGGGATTTCAACATTCAGGTTGGCAAGTCTCTGTCTAA
- the LOC140940548 gene encoding protein BUD31 homolog, whose product MPKVRRSRKPPPDGWELIEPTLDELDQKMREAETEPHEGKRKTESLWPIFRIHHQKSRYVYDLFYRRKAISRELYEYCLKEGYADKNLIAKWKKQGYENLCCLRCIQCRDTNFGTNCICRVPKAKLEEGKIVECVICGCRGCSG is encoded by the exons ATGCCCAAAGTACGTCGCAGTAGAAAACCTCCTCCTGATGGTTGGGAACTTATTGAACCGACGCTAGACGAACTAGATCAGAAAATGCGGGAAG CTGAGACAGAACCGCACGAAGGAAAGCGAAAAACAGAGTCTTTATGGCCCATATTTAG GATCCATCATCAGAAGTCTCGCTATGTTTATGACCTATTTTACAGAAGAAAAGCAATTAGCAGAG agctGTATGAATACTGTCTCAAAGAAGGATATGCAGATAAAAACCTCATAGCAAAGTGGAAGAAGCAAGGATATGAAAACCTCTGCTGTTTGAGATGTATTCAGTGTCGAGATACAAACTTTGGCACAAACTGTATCTGCCGAGTTCCCAAAGCCAAACTGGAAGAG gGAAAAATTGTTGAATGTGTGATATGTGGATGTCGAGGATGTTCTGGTTGA
- the LOC140941091 gene encoding uncharacterized protein, with protein sequence MDDKGIQVAIGSKRRKINAGSQTTTLENPKEERATQCGMSLTGSYGRNCEHRKWRYDNLVARMQDKEMLVHWLMDEGLMAKERSCPMCAGEMSLTRCEDRSDGLKWECRKQVNGKRHKAEVSIRKGSWFEKSKMTLEEILKLTYWWCQDLDQAQIKHEVGLAESTGVDWDSFCREVCEITLLENSDKLGGKGKVVQIDESKFGKRKYHRGHHVEGQWVFGGIEEDSRKCFLVAVEKRDEQTLLPIIQKWIEPGTIIVSDCWKAYSKLETHGYEHRTVNHSVEFVNKDGHHTNKIEGHWRHAKCKLPKFGVRKHLFSTYLAEFIWRYMHRDEDLFSVFLNDVKKVYATSTTKR encoded by the coding sequence ATGGACGATAAAGGAATACAAGTTGCAATAGGATCAAAACGTAGAAAAATCAATGCTGGTAGTCAAACAACAACATTAGAAAATCCAAAAGAGGAACGTGCGACGCAGTGTGGAATGTCTCTCACAGGGAGCTATGGTCGCAACTGCGAACACAGGAAGTGGCGATACGACAACCTGGTAGCGCGAATGCAGGACAAAGAAATGCTGGTACACTGGTTAATGGATGAAGGGCTGATGGCGAAGGAACGTTCGTGTCCGATGTGTGCTGGAGAAATGAGTTTGACGAGGTGCGAGGATCGATCGGATGGTTTGAAGTGGGAATGCAGAAAGCAAGTTAACGGTAAAAGACACAAGGCAGAAGTATCGATTAGGAAAGGAAGCTGGTTCGAGAAGAGCAAGATGACCTTAGAAGAAATTTTGAAGTTGACATATTGGTGGTGCCAGGATCTTGATCAGGCGCAAATAAAACATGAAGTAGGCCTTGCTGAAAGCACTGGGGTGGATTGGGACAGCTTCTGTCGCGAAGTTTGCGAAATCACTCTACTGGAAAACAGTGACAAACTCGGCGGAAAAGGAAAAGTCGTACAGATCGACGAAAGTAAATTTGGCAAGAGGAAATACCACCGAGGTCATCACGTCGAAGGCCAGTGGGTCTTTGGGGGAATCGAGGAAGACAGCAGGAAATGTTTCCTGGTGGCAGTGGAAAAACGGGACGAACAAACACTACTGCCCATCATCCAAAAATGGATTGAACCTGGAACTATTATTGTTTCTGATTGCTGGAAAGCGTACTCGAAACTTGAGACACATGGTTATGAACACCGAACAGTTAATCACTCAGTAGAATTTGTGAACAAAGACGGTCACCATACCAATAAAATTGAAGGTCATTGGAGGCATGCAAAGTGTAAACTACCTAAGTTTGGCGTTCGAAAGCATCTTTTCTCAACATATTTGGCGGAATTTATTTGGAGGTACATGCACCGCGATGAAGACTTGTTTAGTGTATTTTTGAATGATGTAAAGAAAGTGTATGCCACCAGTACAACAAAGCGTTAA